In the Candidatus Baltobacteraceae bacterium genome, one interval contains:
- a CDS encoding response regulator: MTTISERLLTTFLGELQERLGAFEQDLLALEGVTSDGERHELVNALFREAHSLKGAANAVGLADIADVCHRAEDLLATCRDQPAALDQKSVETLFGVVDSLRARADRLRAPPSTPAPAPVAVTGTTAATPVVPTAPAPVPVHDTTLRVASDKLDVLLQHTGELLVALTTGADRAFLERAARRVDEEVRNIRMLPFSLACEGLERIVRDCAASEGKKCRLHIVGGGIELDRAILDGLRDPLQHLVRNAIIHGIEPPAQRAGAGKAADGSITVYAALHGGGVEVTVSDDGNGLDLAAIRTRAEERGYTISDLDVGGAIFLPGVSTARGLTKEAGRGVGMDAVRSSIDDLRGTITVHSDSGAGARFVMMVPLTLTTVRAVVFEVAGNTLAIESSAVERFVRVRPEEIVSVEGRPRIIREGSATSLVDCASILHLNDEMRSPNDARYVIFIKDTLGRVALAVDDLIEEREVVVRPFGPRLGGIRSAIGATILADGSTAVILRGGYIVQQAHERGRSSASANGEARAGRKRVLLVEDSITTRTLERSILEAAGYDVATAGDGEEAWSVLQDVPVDLVVTDVDMPRLDGFGLTQRIRGSQHLSDLPVVLVTARGTDEDKRRGVDAGADAYVTKGNFDQGALLQTLAELL, from the coding sequence ATGACGACTATCTCGGAGCGCTTGCTGACAACGTTCTTGGGCGAGCTCCAAGAGCGTTTGGGCGCGTTCGAGCAAGATCTCTTGGCGCTCGAGGGCGTCACGAGCGATGGTGAGCGCCACGAGCTCGTCAACGCTCTTTTCCGGGAAGCGCATAGCTTGAAGGGTGCGGCAAACGCCGTCGGTCTCGCCGACATTGCCGACGTCTGTCATCGCGCCGAGGACCTCCTCGCGACTTGTCGCGACCAGCCCGCGGCGCTCGACCAGAAATCGGTCGAGACGCTGTTCGGCGTCGTCGACTCACTTCGTGCACGAGCGGATCGATTGCGCGCTCCGCCTAGCACGCCGGCGCCGGCGCCGGTTGCAGTAACGGGAACCACGGCCGCGACACCGGTGGTCCCTACTGCACCGGCACCGGTGCCCGTTCACGACACGACCTTGCGGGTCGCGTCGGATAAACTTGATGTGCTCCTGCAACATACCGGCGAGCTCCTCGTTGCGCTTACAACCGGGGCCGACCGGGCGTTCCTGGAGCGCGCGGCGCGGCGCGTCGACGAGGAAGTCCGCAACATCCGGATGCTCCCGTTTTCGCTCGCCTGCGAGGGTCTCGAGCGAATCGTACGCGATTGCGCCGCGAGCGAAGGCAAGAAGTGCCGCCTGCACATCGTCGGCGGCGGGATCGAGCTCGACCGCGCGATTCTCGACGGGCTGCGTGATCCGCTCCAGCATCTCGTGCGCAACGCCATAATCCACGGAATCGAGCCGCCGGCTCAGCGCGCGGGGGCGGGTAAGGCGGCGGATGGCTCGATCACGGTCTACGCCGCTTTGCACGGCGGCGGCGTGGAAGTGACGGTTTCCGACGACGGCAATGGCCTCGATCTGGCTGCGATTCGAACGCGTGCGGAAGAACGTGGTTACACGATCAGCGATCTCGACGTCGGAGGCGCGATATTCTTGCCGGGCGTCTCGACTGCGCGCGGACTCACGAAAGAGGCTGGGCGCGGCGTCGGGATGGATGCCGTTCGTTCATCGATCGACGACCTGCGCGGAACGATAACCGTGCACTCGGACTCCGGTGCCGGAGCACGTTTCGTGATGATGGTCCCGCTCACGCTTACGACCGTGCGCGCCGTCGTCTTTGAAGTTGCGGGAAACACGCTGGCGATCGAGTCGTCGGCGGTCGAACGTTTTGTCCGCGTGCGTCCGGAGGAGATCGTATCGGTCGAAGGGCGTCCGCGGATCATCCGCGAGGGCTCTGCAACGTCGCTCGTCGATTGCGCAAGCATCTTGCATCTCAACGACGAGATGCGTTCTCCGAACGACGCGCGTTACGTCATTTTTATCAAAGACACGCTGGGGCGCGTTGCGCTGGCAGTGGACGATCTGATCGAGGAACGCGAAGTCGTCGTTCGTCCGTTCGGACCACGCCTGGGCGGGATACGTAGCGCAATCGGCGCGACGATTCTTGCGGACGGTTCTACCGCGGTCATTTTGCGAGGCGGCTACATCGTGCAACAGGCCCACGAGCGCGGCCGCTCCTCTGCAAGTGCAAACGGCGAAGCGCGGGCCGGGCGAAAGCGTGTGTTACTCGTCGAAGATTCGATCACGACTCGAACGCTCGAACGCAGCATTTTGGAAGCCGCGGGTTACGACGTTGCAACGGCTGGCGACGGAGAAGAAGCGTGGTCGGTGTTGCAAGACGTCCCGGTCGACCTGGTCGTCACCGACGTCGACATGCCGCGTCTGGATGGCTTTGGACTGACGCAGCGGATTCGCGGCTCGCAACATCTCAGCGATCTTCCCGTGGTTTTGGTTACGGCGCGCGGGACCGATGAAGACAAGCGGCGTGGCGTCGACGCGGGCGCGGATGCTTATGTCACCAAAGGCAATTTCGACCAAGGTGCGCTGCTGCAGACGTTGGCGGAGCTCTTATGA
- a CDS encoding CheB methylesterase domain-containing protein, translating to MKHAVVAVGASAGGPAALHQILSKLDRNFSLPIVVTQHITPGFVDGMVRWLDDASDLKVKVAEHGEPLREGVVYVAADEHHLTIAADRTIALSDEPLVAGHRPSATMLFKSVARTYGASVLAIILTGMGKDGVDGLAAIRNAGGTVIAQDEKSSAVFGMPKAAIEAGCTDEIISLDGIIARIWAAGRPNGVQGGNHGTITSR from the coding sequence ATGAAACACGCTGTCGTCGCAGTCGGCGCGTCGGCGGGAGGACCGGCGGCACTGCACCAGATTCTTTCAAAGCTCGATCGAAACTTCTCACTACCGATCGTCGTCACGCAGCACATCACTCCTGGTTTCGTGGATGGCATGGTTCGATGGCTCGACGATGCAAGCGACTTGAAAGTCAAGGTAGCGGAACACGGTGAGCCGCTGCGCGAAGGCGTTGTTTACGTTGCAGCCGACGAGCATCATCTGACTATTGCTGCGGACCGAACGATCGCGCTTTCCGACGAGCCGCTGGTGGCCGGGCACCGGCCTTCGGCGACGATGCTGTTCAAGTCGGTTGCAAGGACGTATGGCGCGAGCGTGCTCGCGATAATACTTACTGGGATGGGTAAAGACGGTGTTGACGGGCTAGCGGCCATACGAAACGCCGGCGGTACCGTCATTGCGCAAGACGAGAAAAGCAGCGCGGTCTTTGGTATGCCCAAAGCCGCAATCGAGGCAGGATGCACCGACGAAATCATTTCTCTGGACGGGATCATCGCACGTATTTGGGCAGCGGGTCGTCCAAACGGAGTTCAAGGGGGTAACCATGGCACGATTACTAGTCGTTGA
- a CDS encoding helix-turn-helix transcriptional regulator has translation MLADAIVPEYVSIGDAARAAEVIDSIPDVDDPDLAARLTALRAIVEAMHGNDPEKILVDVVSKKSLASATSAVVQHRAGLAYFYARRPHAAENHALQALWFADADGQRRLAARAASVLYAVHYHLTGDMKAARYYAEVAAVEATAAGEAVIRRLFLIAQLDLAVCFGEWDRARSLLELLRRDKWYDTYSGGQAAQVGLIMILGHSGDFATMKGAVDSFLEAARSKADYSLAYALSALALAGSGIDDEAARLARRAISMSREGGVPENAGDSIRRRLASVIGAFVCILVGDVHRGTRALEARTKLPGGSGALARALFASIRGHQVEMADPMLQNVRGLVELLTGVKRVRLDRVQRIPERARALTHTELTLLRATATGKTNGEIAKERGVTRNAVERRLMSAYEKLGVRNRTEAIAKLAEI, from the coding sequence ATGCTTGCGGACGCGATCGTTCCCGAGTATGTCTCGATTGGCGACGCAGCTCGAGCGGCGGAAGTCATCGATTCCATCCCTGACGTCGATGATCCGGACCTTGCCGCGCGGCTCACGGCACTGCGCGCGATCGTCGAGGCAATGCACGGCAACGATCCCGAGAAAATTCTGGTCGATGTTGTATCAAAGAAGTCGTTGGCGTCCGCAACAAGCGCAGTTGTCCAACATCGAGCCGGATTGGCATATTTTTATGCCCGCCGACCACATGCCGCCGAAAATCACGCATTGCAAGCCCTGTGGTTTGCGGATGCTGACGGGCAGCGGCGGCTTGCCGCACGCGCCGCGAGTGTTCTTTACGCGGTGCACTATCATCTGACCGGCGACATGAAGGCCGCTCGATACTACGCCGAGGTCGCAGCCGTAGAGGCGACGGCAGCGGGCGAAGCCGTCATCCGACGGTTGTTTCTGATCGCGCAACTCGATCTCGCTGTTTGCTTTGGTGAATGGGATCGTGCGCGTTCCCTTCTTGAACTATTGCGACGAGACAAGTGGTACGACACGTATTCGGGAGGACAAGCTGCTCAGGTTGGATTGATTATGATCTTGGGTCATTCGGGAGATTTCGCAACGATGAAGGGAGCCGTTGACTCGTTCCTTGAGGCTGCGCGCTCTAAGGCCGACTACAGTCTAGCCTATGCGTTGTCGGCGCTCGCGCTTGCCGGCTCGGGAATCGATGATGAAGCGGCCAGGCTAGCGCGTCGTGCTATCAGCATGAGCCGCGAAGGCGGCGTTCCGGAAAACGCCGGTGACTCGATACGTCGGCGACTCGCTTCTGTGATCGGAGCTTTTGTCTGCATCCTGGTCGGTGACGTTCACCGTGGAACTCGCGCTCTAGAAGCTCGAACTAAGTTGCCGGGAGGCAGTGGCGCTCTGGCGCGAGCGCTCTTTGCATCGATCCGAGGCCATCAAGTCGAGATGGCCGACCCTATGCTCCAAAACGTGCGCGGTCTCGTGGAACTGCTCACGGGCGTGAAGCGAGTCCGTCTCGATCGTGTCCAGCGAATTCCTGAGCGAGCTCGAGCTTTGACGCATACGGAGTTGACGCTCCTTCGCGCGACCGCAACGGGCAAAACCAACGGTGAGATCGCGAAGGAACGAGGGGTGACCCGGAACGCTGTGGAGCGCCGGTTGATGAGCGCGTATGAAAAGCTCGGTGTTCGGAATCGCACTGAAGCGATCGCGAAGTTAGCTGAAATCTAA
- a CDS encoding response regulator, with product MARLLVVEDSATQAEQLRSILEAEGWEVVVASDGLAALDILKEDAIDLVISDIVMPKMSGYELCSKVKAAEATRDVPVMLVSSLSEAMDVIRGLEAGADNFLTKPYDEHHLVGRVRAILDNRAVRLGRKLSVGIEVVFLGKRFTITSEKEQILDLLMSTFEDTVRANRELQKHRSELAAAKEKLEEYALLLESRVHVSEEKYATLLENASSGILLCDKEGVIREANREAGKIAGRPHNKLVGAKLVDLAPHLMGDDNATWKQLLHDGSGHLHTVAVRRDDGSRLWIDITASLITIDDVECVQVIWHDVTERKMLEDRLRRSQRMRYALLSENTRELILFIDNDTHQIVEANAAAVEVYGYTRDELLTMNIEQIRAPEVHEQIQALFPRVPEGFTAETIALRKDGSTFPIEIYVRAGEVDGRSVSLSVGRDITERRENMRDLRTALEQALQANKLKSEFVATVSHEIRTPLNGIVGMSELLQRTNLDADQSESARTIHESSLALLKIINDILDFSKLESGRAQLELVEFELEPVVNSVVELIGRAIKRESLTLMTYVAPGVPGSFRGDPGRLRQVLMNLVGNAVKFTESGHILLSVQLGEKLADGRAMLRVSVADTGIGMDEETQRKLFTPFVQGDASTTRKFGGTGLGLSICKAYVELMNGDIHLESAPGEGTTVTFTVMLEVASERRNRPHPGILAGLRLMVIDEDEDTRIMLKRYAEDWDMKVVETSEGRSALDTLRKSARDLEPFDVAIVGSLKGSINELGLGYEIKRDADIAATRLMMLTFNDVEEPSKGVKAYGFETYLTKPLVQSHVYDRLITMFAKKSGNSEPVPTQKDTGEIVPLETPLRVLVAEDNALNRRVAERQLAMLGCQVAMVENGSEVLAILEKEMFDVVLMDCNMPVMDGFEATRALRELEHAGIRSRSLIVAMTANATQEDRDRCLAAGMDDYVSKPILMAPLREALIRATSTLTPAGGARIE from the coding sequence ATGGCACGATTACTAGTCGTTGAGGACAGCGCGACGCAGGCCGAGCAACTTCGCTCGATCCTCGAAGCGGAAGGTTGGGAGGTCGTCGTTGCAAGCGATGGTCTCGCAGCCCTTGACATCCTTAAAGAAGATGCCATCGACCTCGTCATCTCCGACATCGTCATGCCCAAAATGTCCGGCTACGAGCTTTGCAGCAAAGTCAAAGCCGCCGAAGCAACGCGCGACGTTCCCGTCATGCTCGTCTCGTCGCTCAGCGAAGCCATGGACGTCATCCGCGGTCTCGAGGCCGGTGCCGACAACTTTCTGACCAAACCGTACGACGAACACCATCTCGTCGGTCGCGTGCGCGCGATTCTGGACAATCGTGCGGTCCGCTTAGGCCGTAAACTGTCGGTCGGCATCGAGGTCGTTTTCCTCGGAAAGCGCTTCACGATCACGTCGGAAAAAGAGCAGATCCTCGATTTGCTCATGTCGACGTTCGAGGATACGGTTCGTGCAAATCGCGAGCTGCAAAAGCATCGCTCCGAGCTGGCGGCTGCGAAAGAAAAGCTCGAAGAATATGCGCTGTTACTCGAAAGCCGCGTCCATGTCTCGGAAGAGAAGTACGCGACGCTGTTGGAAAACGCGAGCAGCGGAATCTTGCTCTGCGACAAAGAGGGCGTGATCCGCGAGGCCAACCGCGAAGCCGGCAAGATCGCGGGACGTCCGCACAACAAGCTCGTCGGAGCGAAGCTCGTCGACTTGGCGCCTCATCTGATGGGCGATGACAATGCGACATGGAAACAGCTGCTCCACGACGGAAGCGGACATCTGCACACGGTTGCGGTCCGGCGCGACGACGGATCGCGGCTTTGGATCGACATCACGGCTTCGCTGATCACAATCGATGACGTCGAGTGCGTCCAGGTCATCTGGCACGACGTCACCGAGCGCAAGATGCTCGAGGACCGCTTACGCCGCTCGCAGCGCATGCGCTACGCGTTGCTCTCCGAGAATACGCGCGAGCTGATTCTCTTCATCGACAACGACACGCATCAGATCGTCGAGGCGAACGCGGCCGCGGTCGAAGTGTACGGCTACACGCGCGACGAGCTGCTCACGATGAACATCGAACAGATCCGAGCGCCCGAAGTGCACGAGCAGATCCAAGCGCTCTTCCCACGTGTTCCGGAGGGGTTCACGGCCGAAACGATTGCGCTACGCAAAGACGGTTCGACGTTTCCGATCGAGATCTACGTTCGGGCCGGCGAAGTCGACGGGCGGAGCGTTAGCCTTTCGGTCGGCCGCGATATCACGGAACGTCGCGAAAACATGCGCGATCTCCGTACTGCGCTCGAACAAGCACTGCAAGCGAACAAGCTCAAGTCCGAGTTCGTCGCGACGGTCAGCCACGAAATCCGCACGCCGCTCAACGGCATCGTCGGAATGTCGGAGCTGTTGCAGCGCACGAACCTCGATGCGGATCAGTCCGAATCCGCGCGAACGATTCACGAATCGTCGCTCGCACTCCTCAAGATCATCAACGACATCCTCGATTTCTCGAAGCTGGAATCGGGCCGCGCGCAGCTCGAGCTGGTCGAATTCGAGCTGGAGCCGGTCGTCAACAGCGTCGTCGAGCTGATCGGACGCGCGATCAAGCGCGAGTCGCTGACGCTCATGACCTACGTCGCGCCAGGCGTCCCCGGCTCGTTCCGTGGCGATCCCGGCCGTTTGCGTCAAGTGCTCATGAACCTCGTCGGCAATGCCGTCAAGTTCACGGAATCGGGGCACATCTTGCTCTCCGTGCAATTGGGCGAGAAGCTCGCCGACGGGCGCGCAATGCTGCGCGTCAGCGTCGCGGATACCGGCATCGGTATGGACGAGGAAACACAGCGGAAGCTGTTCACGCCGTTCGTGCAAGGCGACGCGTCGACCACGCGCAAGTTCGGCGGAACGGGCCTAGGTCTCTCGATCTGCAAAGCCTACGTCGAGCTGATGAATGGCGACATTCATCTCGAGAGCGCGCCGGGTGAAGGGACGACCGTCACGTTCACGGTGATGTTGGAAGTCGCATCGGAACGCCGCAACCGTCCGCATCCGGGAATACTCGCCGGGCTGCGCCTCATGGTCATCGATGAAGACGAAGACACGCGCATTATGCTCAAGCGCTATGCGGAAGACTGGGATATGAAGGTCGTCGAGACGTCGGAGGGCCGGTCGGCGCTGGATACGTTGCGGAAATCTGCGCGCGATCTCGAGCCCTTCGACGTTGCGATCGTCGGCTCGCTCAAAGGTTCGATCAACGAGCTCGGTTTGGGCTATGAGATCAAGCGCGACGCGGACATCGCGGCGACCCGTCTCATGATGCTGACGTTCAACGACGTCGAGGAACCTTCAAAGGGCGTGAAAGCCTACGGCTTCGAGACGTATCTGACGAAGCCGCTCGTGCAATCACACGTCTACGACCGGCTAATAACGATGTTCGCGAAGAAAAGCGGCAACAGCGAGCCGGTTCCGACGCAGAAGGACACAGGCGAAATCGTGCCGCTCGAAACCCCGTTGCGAGTTCTCGTCGCCGAAGACAACGCGCTCAACCGGCGCGTTGCCGAGAGGCAGCTCGCGATGCTCGGCTGTCAGGTTGCGATGGTCGAGAACGGTAGCGAAGTGCTTGCAATTCTCGAGAAAGAGATGTTCGACGTCGTTCTGATGGATTGCAATATGCCGGTGATGGACGGCTTCGAGGCGACGCGCGCCCTTCGCGAGCTCGAGCATGCAGGCATTCGCTCACGCAGCCTCATCGTCGCAATGACGGCGAATGCAACACAAGAAGATCGCGATCGATGCTTGGCAGCCGGAATGGACGATTACGTCTCGAAACCGATCCTGATGGCTCCACTGCGTGAGGCTCTCATCCGTGCGACCTCGACGCTGACGCCTGCAGGAGGCGCACGTATCGAGTAA
- a CDS encoding NAD(P)/FAD-dependent oxidoreductase — MGGGAAGLAAARLISRAGGSAILLEARDRLGGRAYTRSLPGLAAAAELGAEYIHGSPQITLDLLHDAGTTNIEVADGNFERVGGEFVRGADRFELAYRVVERAGNLQRDLSVDDFLREIENEHDLDEAARWFRVLVEGYDAADPARASLKEIIAEWNGPTLTGSTRPLGGYGPLIDTLVRSFDPARIDIRLQSIVEEIAWKPGAVVVSGQTHGERFSIEGAVAIVTVPIKVLSEIRFSPPLDAEKTVALGAIAMGSVVKVLLHFRSAWWEELDERIGAGAFFHNFATDFPTFWTQLPLHVPLLTAWAGGPRAERLEGLGEDEIVHRAITSLETTFALRSADMHLESALAHDWGADPFARGAYSYVLVGGSGAREKLSKPIASTLFFAGEATSPDASGTVSGALESGERAARDALAAR; from the coding sequence ATAGGGGGCGGAGCTGCGGGTCTTGCCGCGGCACGCTTGATTTCGCGCGCCGGCGGTTCTGCAATCCTACTGGAGGCACGTGATCGGCTCGGCGGCAGAGCCTATACGCGCTCGCTACCCGGTCTCGCAGCGGCGGCTGAGCTTGGCGCAGAATACATTCACGGCAGCCCACAGATAACGCTCGATCTCTTGCATGACGCCGGGACGACGAACATCGAGGTTGCCGACGGAAACTTCGAACGCGTCGGCGGCGAATTCGTCCGCGGCGCCGATCGATTTGAACTTGCATACCGGGTCGTCGAACGAGCCGGCAATCTGCAGCGCGATCTCAGCGTCGACGATTTCTTGCGCGAGATCGAGAACGAGCACGATCTCGACGAAGCTGCGCGCTGGTTCCGCGTCCTCGTCGAAGGTTACGATGCCGCGGATCCGGCACGCGCGAGCCTCAAAGAGATCATCGCCGAGTGGAACGGTCCCACATTAACCGGCTCGACGCGCCCGCTTGGCGGCTATGGGCCGCTCATCGACACGCTGGTGCGCTCGTTCGATCCGGCTCGAATCGACATTCGTCTTCAAAGCATCGTGGAAGAGATTGCGTGGAAACCCGGAGCCGTCGTCGTTTCCGGCCAGACGCACGGCGAGCGGTTTTCGATCGAAGGAGCGGTCGCAATCGTCACCGTGCCGATCAAGGTGCTTTCGGAAATCCGCTTCTCGCCGCCGCTGGACGCTGAAAAAACCGTTGCTTTGGGTGCGATCGCGATGGGCAGCGTGGTGAAGGTCCTCTTGCATTTTCGTTCTGCATGGTGGGAAGAGCTCGACGAGCGAATCGGCGCTGGCGCATTCTTTCACAACTTCGCGACGGATTTTCCGACGTTTTGGACACAGCTGCCTTTACATGTCCCACTATTGACCGCGTGGGCGGGCGGGCCAAGAGCCGAGCGGCTCGAGGGACTCGGCGAGGACGAAATCGTGCATCGCGCCATCACGTCGCTCGAGACGACGTTCGCCCTACGCTCCGCCGACATGCATTTGGAATCTGCGCTTGCGCACGACTGGGGCGCCGATCCGTTCGCTCGCGGCGCCTACAGCTACGTGCTCGTCGGCGGTAGCGGCGCACGTGAGAAGCTCTCCAAGCCGATTGCCTCGACGCTGTTCTTTGCGGGTGAGGCGACCTCGCCCGATGCATCGGGCACAGTCTCCGGCGCTCTTGAAAGCGGCGAGCGCGCTGCGCGAGACGCACTCGCCGCACGATAG
- a CDS encoding HD domain-containing phosphohydrolase — MNRPDSMGTVVVIADNTANLHAYEYNLKQISDVQVLTFASPATAVKQAAGLDSDVLVVDFRMPDVRSLDFVDQFRKRARGDVPVVIVTDADENELRIHALRIGIDDVVKKPIDALVLAERVQKMLKLRARSRKLADKAAALEEEVARSTRNIRQRELETIHRLTRAAQHRAKESRNHVVRMGHYAHILAKAYGTDLMTQELIFRAAPMYDIGKVAVSDRILLKRGPLSPAEREIIKTHTVAGHDILRDSESPLIQLAGLIALSHHEKYDGTGYPDGVAREAIPLAARICAIGDVFDALLATRPYKAPWSLPDTIQTLRRGRGSHFDPHLLDAFLDMMPKIQEIRNEFPDTEAAA, encoded by the coding sequence GTGAATAGGCCCGACTCGATGGGCACGGTCGTCGTCATTGCAGACAATACGGCAAATTTGCATGCATATGAGTACAATCTCAAGCAGATTTCTGATGTGCAGGTTTTGACGTTTGCCTCTCCGGCGACCGCCGTCAAACAAGCTGCCGGTCTGGACTCGGATGTATTGGTCGTCGATTTCCGGATGCCGGATGTACGCAGCTTGGATTTCGTCGATCAATTTCGCAAACGTGCGCGCGGCGACGTGCCCGTCGTCATCGTCACCGATGCCGATGAGAACGAGCTGCGTATTCACGCGCTGCGCATTGGAATCGACGACGTCGTCAAGAAACCGATCGATGCGCTCGTCCTAGCGGAACGCGTGCAGAAGATGCTCAAGCTTCGTGCGCGCAGCCGCAAGCTCGCCGACAAAGCCGCTGCGCTCGAAGAAGAGGTAGCGCGCTCGACTCGCAATATCCGTCAACGCGAGCTCGAGACGATTCACCGCTTGACGCGCGCCGCGCAACATCGTGCCAAAGAGAGCCGCAACCACGTCGTGCGGATGGGTCACTACGCGCATATCCTGGCGAAGGCATACGGCACCGACCTCATGACGCAGGAGCTTATCTTCCGCGCCGCGCCGATGTACGACATTGGCAAGGTTGCCGTGTCGGATCGCATCTTGCTCAAACGCGGGCCGCTCAGTCCGGCCGAGCGTGAGATCATCAAGACCCATACGGTCGCAGGTCACGACATTTTACGCGATAGCGAATCGCCGCTCATCCAGCTCGCCGGTTTGATCGCGTTGTCGCATCACGAGAAGTACGACGGTACCGGCTATCCGGACGGCGTCGCGCGCGAAGCCATTCCACTTGCGGCTCGAATCTGCGCGATTGGCGACGTTTTCGACGCACTCTTGGCGACGCGTCCTTACAAGGCTCCCTGGTCGCTGCCCGACACGATTCAGACGTTGCGGCGCGGCCGCGGCTCGCATTTCGACCCGCATCTGCTCGACGCGTTCTTGGACATGATGCCGAAGATCCAAGAGATCCGTAACGAGTTTCCGGACACCGAAGCGGCCGCCTAA
- a CDS encoding methyl-accepting chemotaxis protein, with the protein MRRWSIARKLALVFALGPLAIVALALLGYASTQNLLIARGWVLHTYDVRYSIASMEIQATKSLADERAYLLSGRQSVAEAYLNDVAAFHASLGTFTRLSVDNPRQQERARMLRDTFDAEQRVRAQAMAVRRAKGLAGLLKTVTPGLANDLSARVQRTLQEADDEENRLQAERDVDAQNATNLTLNAIAFGGAAAILVLIVIGFIAIRNLSAPIEEAIATLSAATAEIVAGTTQQAAGVQEQAAAVAQTVATVEEITQTAEQSNERAKAVVDSSRRATDGGAVGRRSVESTIVVMGDIKTRTESIAKSILALAEQAQAIGEIIAVVNDLAEQTNILALNASIEATRAGDQGKGFSVVAAEIKALADQSKKATVQVRQILAEIQKSTNAAVMATEQGTKSVDEAMRIVNEADEAIRLLVDTIVEAAQASTSISTSVGQQVVGMSQIQSAMRNIDQATSQNLASTQQSEQAARNLEGIGSRLRLLLRGANGVAG; encoded by the coding sequence ATGCGCCGCTGGAGTATCGCGCGTAAGCTAGCTCTCGTTTTTGCGCTCGGGCCGCTAGCGATCGTGGCGCTGGCTCTTCTGGGCTACGCGAGTACCCAAAACTTGCTTATCGCAAGAGGGTGGGTGCTGCACACCTACGACGTGCGCTATTCGATCGCATCGATGGAGATACAGGCAACCAAGTCCCTCGCCGATGAGCGCGCGTATCTCCTATCGGGGCGCCAGAGTGTCGCAGAAGCGTACCTCAATGACGTCGCGGCATTTCACGCATCGCTCGGAACTTTTACGCGTCTTAGTGTGGACAATCCGCGCCAGCAAGAGCGAGCGCGCATGCTGCGCGATACATTCGATGCAGAGCAACGCGTTCGAGCGCAAGCAATGGCCGTGCGCCGCGCGAAAGGTCTCGCGGGATTACTGAAGACCGTCACACCCGGTCTTGCCAACGATCTGAGCGCGCGTGTTCAAAGGACACTGCAGGAGGCCGACGACGAAGAAAACCGGCTGCAAGCTGAACGTGACGTCGACGCGCAAAACGCGACCAATTTGACGCTCAACGCGATCGCTTTTGGTGGAGCTGCAGCAATTCTGGTGCTCATCGTCATCGGGTTTATCGCGATTCGTAATCTAAGCGCGCCGATCGAGGAGGCCATCGCAACACTTTCAGCGGCGACGGCGGAGATCGTCGCCGGGACGACCCAACAGGCAGCTGGCGTGCAAGAGCAGGCCGCAGCCGTTGCGCAGACGGTCGCCACCGTCGAAGAAATCACGCAAACCGCAGAACAATCGAACGAGCGCGCCAAAGCAGTCGTTGATTCTTCGCGACGTGCTACCGATGGCGGCGCGGTCGGGCGGCGTTCGGTCGAGAGCACGATCGTCGTGATGGGCGACATAAAAACGCGCACGGAGTCGATCGCAAAAAGCATCTTGGCGCTCGCCGAACAGGCGCAGGCGATCGGCGAGATCATCGCGGTCGTCAACGATCTTGCCGAGCAAACAAATATTCTGGCGCTCAATGCTTCGATCGAAGCGACGCGTGCCGGTGACCAGGGCAAAGGCTTCAGCGTCGTCGCTGCAGAGATCAAAGCACTCGCCGATCAATCGAAGAAGGCGACCGTACAAGTTCGCCAGATTCTTGCCGAGATTCAGAAGTCGACGAATGCTGCCGTCATGGCGACGGAACAAGGTACGAAGAGTGTCGACGAAGCGATGCGAATCGTCAACGAAGCCGACGAAGCAATTCGGCTGCTCGTCGACACGATCGTCGAAGCGGCTCAAGCCTCGACCTCGATCAGCACCTCCGTCGGCCAGCAAGTCGTCGGAATGTCGCAGATCCAGTCGGCGATGCGTAACATCGACCAAGCGACGTCGCAGAATCTCGCATCGACGCAACAATCGGAACAAGCTGCCCGAAATCTCGAGGGCATAGGTTCTCGCTTGCGGCTGCTGCTGCGCGGCGCAAACGGAGTCGCCGGATGA
- a CDS encoding Hpt domain-containing protein: MVAEAVEHSAGLINRLQALCDARSDDASKVLHELKGLTRTVGAEELGDLSERAEGWARATRWGDLAQDIGALQAAQERLAKAVAALGDDITGSE; the protein is encoded by the coding sequence TTGGTCGCAGAAGCCGTAGAGCATAGCGCGGGTCTCATCAATCGCTTACAGGCGCTTTGCGACGCTCGCAGCGATGATGCGAGCAAGGTTCTGCACGAGCTCAAGGGGCTCACGCGGACGGTCGGCGCCGAGGAGCTTGGCGATCTTAGCGAGCGAGCGGAAGGATGGGCGCGTGCCACCCGCTGGGGCGATCTCGCGCAAGACATCGGCGCGCTCCAGGCAGCCCAGGAGCGCCTTGCAAAGGCGGTCGCGGCTCTAGGGGACGATATAACCGGAAGTGAATAG